The Vitis vinifera cultivar Pinot Noir 40024 chromosome 12, ASM3070453v1 genome has a segment encoding these proteins:
- the LOC100252351 gene encoding probable LRR receptor-like serine/threonine-protein kinase At1g07650, which translates to MGAEPIIVFSVLFIFFTVPGFSAKLPADELKALKVIGTRLGKRDWDFGKDPCSGEGNWSSVNEKKGVESSVTCDCTFHHNASCHVVTIALKAQNLSGSLPPELSKLYHLKHLDLSRNLFSGSIPSQWATMRLVELSLMGNRLSGPFPKVLTNITTLRNLSIEGNLFSGPIPPEIGKLIRIEKMVLSSNAFTGELPVALAKLTNLTDMRINDNHFSGRIPEFIGNWTHVQKLHIQGSSLEGPIPSSISALTSLSDLRISDLKGRGSTFPPLSTIESLKTLVLRKCLIHGEIPEYIGDMKKLKHLDLSFNELAGEIPTSFQELAKTDFMYLTGNMLTGHIPDWILGTNKNFDLSYNNFTWDSSSPVECPRGSVNLVESYSSSSVRRSIHSCLKQNFPCSASSNQYHYSLHINCGGKETSINGSTKYEADLEPTGASMFYLGQNWAFSSTGNFMDNDVDGDAYIEANTSSLSNVSVLDVELYKKARVSPLSLTYYGLCLGNGNYTVKLHFAEIIFINDKSFNSLGERIFDVYIQGKLVLKDFNIEKEAGGTGKPIIKNFTAEVTSHTLKVQFYWAGRGTTGIPLRGFYGPLISAISVDPNFEPPSPPGKNWDIKIVVGAAAVAVVLVLLTLGILWRKGWLGGKTSEDKELRGLDLQTGLFTLRQIKAATKNFDAENKLGEGGFGAVFKGTLSDGTVIAVKQLSSKSKQGNREFVNEVGMISALQHPNLVKLYGCCIEGNQLSLVYEYMENNSLSRALFGRDATYKLKLNWSTRQNICVGIARGLAYLHEESTLKIVHRDIKTSNVLLDKDMNAKISDFGLAKLDEDDNTHISTRIAGTIGYMAPEYAMRGYLTDKADVYSFGVVALEIVSGKSNTNYRPKEEFVYLLDWAYVLQERGGLLELVDPDLGSEYSSEQAMVMLNVALLCTNASPTLRPTMSQVVSMLEGRTAVQDLLSDPGFSTINSKYKAIRNFWQNPSETQSMSVYGTYTDSSETVTEKEENNRLLRVSFHTCPE; encoded by the exons ATGGGAGCTGAACCCATCATTGTCTTTTCAGttctctttatcttcttcaccgTCCCTGGATTCTCAGCCAAGCTCCCAGCAGATGAAT TGAAGGCGCTGAAGGTGATTGGGACGAGATTGGGGAAGAGGGATTGGGATTTTGGGAAGGACCCATGTAGTGGAGAAGGGAACTGGAGTTCTGTGAATGAGAAAAAGGGGGTTGAGAGCTCTGTAACTTGTGACTGCACTTTCCACCACAATGCCTCCTGCCATGTAGTAACCAT AGCTTTAAAAGCACAAAATTTATCAGGAAGCCTACCACCAGAACTCTCCAAACTTTATCACCTCAAACATCT GGACTTGTCTCGCAACTTATTTAGCGGTTCGATACCTTCCCAATGGGCTACCATGCGTTTGGTCGAACT CTCCTTGATGGGGAACAGGCTATCTGGTCCATTCCCAAAAGTCCTCACCAACATCACCACCCTCAGGAACCT GAGCATAGAAGGGAACCTGTTTTCAGGACCTATTCCTCCAGAGATTGGAAAGTTGATCAGAATAGAAAAAAT GGTTCTATCGTCAAATGCCTTCACAGGAGAACTGCCAGTGGCACTTGCCAAGTTGACTAACTTGACTGATAT GAGGATAAATGACAATCATTTCTCTGGAAGGATACCTGAGTTCATCGGCAATTGGACACATGTTCAAAAACT GCACATTCAGGGTAGCTCTCTCGAGGGGCCTATTCCTTCAAGCATTTCTGCTCTGACAAGCTTAAGTGATCT GAGGATTAGTGACTTAAAAGGTAGAGGGTCTACTTTTCCACCATTGAGTACCATTGAATCCCTGAAGACATT GGTGCTGAGAAAATGCTTAATACATGGAGAAATTCCAGAATATATAGGGGATATGAAGAAACTGAAGCACTT AGATCTTAGTTTCAATGAGTTGGCTGGTGAAATTCCTACCTCATTTCAGGAACTAGCTAAAACCGATTTCAT GTATTTGACAGGGAATATGCTCACTGGACATATACCTGACTGGATCCTAGGAACAAACAAGAATTT TGATCTTTCTTATAACAATTTCACTTGGGATAGTTCAAGTCCGGTTGAATGTCCTCGAGGGAGCGT AAACCTAGTGGAGAGCTACTCATCATCATCAGTTAGACG AAGTATTCATTCATGCCTAAAACAAAACTTTCCATGTTCTGCTTCAAGTAATCAAT ATCATTATTCCTTGCACATTAATTGTGgtggaaaagaaacaagtatCAATGGTAGCACCAAGTATGAAGCTGACTTAGAACCAACCGGTGCTTCAATGTTTTACTTGGGTCAGAACTGGGCATTCAGCAGCACTGGAAACTTCATGGACAATGATGTTGATGGGGATGCCTATATTGAAGCCAATACTTCTTCCCTTTCCAATGTCTCTGTGCTTGATGTCGAACTTTACAAAAAAGCGCGTGTTTCTCCCCTCTCCCTGACTTATTATGGACTATGTCTTGGAAATGGGAATTACACTGTTAAACTTCACTTTGCAGAgattattttcataaatgacAAGTCCTTTAACAGCCTTGGGGAGCGTATATTTGATGTGTACATCCAG GGAAAGTTGGTCCTGAAAGATTTTAACATTGAAAAGGAGGCTGGTGGGACTGGCAAGCCCATTATAAAGAACTTCACTGCAGAAGTAACAAGTCACACTTTAAAGGTCCAGTTTTACTGGGCTGGACGAGGGACAACCGGAATCCCCCTGAGAGGATTTTATGGGCCTCTCATATCTGCAATATCAGTGGATCCCA ATTTTGAACCTCCTTCCCCTCCTGGAAAAAATTGGGACATTAAAATAGTGGTTGGGGCTGCAGCTGTTGCGGTAGTTCTTGTTCTTCTGACACTGGGTATTTTATGGAGGAAAGGCTGGCTTGGAGGCAAAACATCTGAAGATAAAG AGCTTAGAGGTCTAGACCTGCAAACAGGATTATTTACATTAAGACAAATCAAAGCTGCAACCAAGAACTTTGATGCAGAAAACAAGCTGGGAGAAGGTGGTTTTGGTGCAGTTTTCAag GGTACATTATCAGATGGAACAGTTATTGCAGTGAAGCAGCTTTCCTCAAAATCTAAGCAAGGAAACCGTGAATTTGTGAATGAAGTAGGGATGATATCTGCACTGCAACACCCAAATCTTGTTAAGCTGTATGGATGTTGTATTGAAGGCAATCAGTTATCGCTGGTATATGAATACATGGAGAACAATAGTCTGTCCCGTGCTCTTTTTG GGCGTGATGCAACATACAAACTGAAATTAAACTGGTCCACCAGACAGAATATATGTGTTGGTATAGCTAGAGGTTTAGCATATCTCCATGAAGAGTCAACATTGAAGATTGTGCATAGAGACATTAAAACTAGTAATGTTTTGCTTGATAAGGACATGAATGCCAAAATATCTGATTTTGGATTAGCAAAGCTAGATGAAGATGATAACACCCACATCAGTACTCGGATAGCTGGAACCAT AGGTTATATGGCTCCTGAATATGCAATGCGCGGTTACTTGACTGACAAAGCAGACGTGTACAGCTTTGGAGTTGTGGCACTGGAAATTGTCAGTGGAAAGAGCAACACAAATTATAGACCAAAGGAGGAATTTGTTTATCTTCTTGACTGG GCCTATGTTCTACAGGAGAGAGGAGGCCTATTGGAGTTGGTTGATCCAGACTTAGGTTCCGAATATTCATCTGAACAGGCAATGGTGATGCTGAATGTCGCTCTCCTCTGCACCAATGCATCCCCCACTCTTAGGCCTACAATGTCTCAAGTGGTAAGCATGCTTGAAGGCCGGACTGCAGTTCAGGATCTTCTTTCAGATCCAGGGTTCTCAACCATTAATTCAAAGTATAAGGCCATCAGAAATTTCTGGCAGAACCCAAGTGAAACTCAAAGCATGTCTGTCTATGGCACCTATACTGATTCCTCCGAGACAGTcacagaaaaagaagagaataaCCGGCTTTTAAGAGTCAGTTTCCATACCTGTCCTGAGTAA